A stretch of Pseudoprevotella muciniphila DNA encodes these proteins:
- a CDS encoding glycosyltransferase family 2 protein: protein MISILIPVYNYDCTILIKALCSQCVSLRESDNDFDYEIILGDDCSTDESCITALSEIAKLPRCRLLHQDVNIGRAAIRNRLYEISCGDYLLFIDCDAEIVSDDFVKRYYNERQNADVICGALCNPSEKPYGCELRYKYEKEAELAGQRSVSFRTARPYDMLSTFNIMFRREVFGSILFDDRCTEYGYEDVLMGIRLKEEGYSILHTDNALLHRGINSNSSFLKNTEAGIRALYRIGEPLLSHSNLANTALRLKRWHLMGVFIFFFKLFKSIIRSNLLGRHPSLLLFKVYKLGYLCALMDKQEDL from the coding sequence ATGATTTCCATTCTCATTCCCGTATATAATTATGACTGCACGATACTAATTAAGGCATTGTGCAGTCAGTGTGTATCTCTACGGGAGTCAGATAACGATTTTGATTATGAGATCATCTTAGGCGACGACTGCTCCACTGACGAGTCCTGCATTACAGCATTATCAGAAATTGCAAAACTGCCCAGATGCCGTTTGTTACACCAAGACGTCAATATCGGCAGGGCTGCCATACGCAATCGTCTTTACGAAATTTCATGCGGAGATTACTTGCTATTCATCGACTGCGATGCAGAAATAGTGAGTGATGATTTCGTGAAGCGTTATTACAACGAGCGTCAAAACGCTGATGTGATATGTGGAGCACTTTGCAATCCTTCTGAAAAGCCTTATGGCTGCGAATTGCGTTATAAATACGAAAAGGAAGCCGAACTCGCAGGACAACGAAGTGTCTCCTTCCGCACAGCACGACCTTATGACATGCTCTCCACATTCAATATCATGTTTCGTCGTGAAGTATTTGGTAGCATACTTTTCGATGATCGTTGCACTGAATATGGCTATGAAGATGTCTTGATGGGTATTCGCCTAAAAGAAGAAGGTTACAGCATACTACACACAGACAATGCTCTTCTTCATCGCGGCATAAACAGCAACTCATCCTTTCTTAAAAACACAGAGGCAGGCATTCGCGCACTCTATCGCATAGGCGAGCCGCTTCTCTCCCACTCCAATCTTGCCAATACGGCACTCCGCCTGAAACGTTGGCACTTGATGGGTGTTTTTATCTTTTTCTTTAAGTTGTTCAAGTCCATCATCAGGAGCAACTTATTAGGGCGCCACCCCTCGTTACTGCTTTTCAAAGTTTACAAATTAGGGTATTTATGTGCATTGATGGACAAACAAGAAGATTTATAG
- a CDS encoding leucine-rich repeat protein, which yields MIKFAIINPDCVNRAFILQLHPIIVKAILSLLMVVFPAVCHAYDFKAEVDGVTMYFNDKGDRKVVLTYESRQLVFEDGSFGDFVEGYTQLSFLTIPSSIEYNGNTYSVVGIESGCFQNCNFKRLSLPHSITFIQTTIASLDTLCIEDAAAWCNVNGGYKMMEKSKFVLSGTEPLIHIDLLSADTLTSIQPGAFKSCTSLESVSLPTSIKTIGKEAFYNCNALETVNIQRIDVSVGDKAFQNTPWLKNQADGMIYIGKTAYCYKGSMPSGTCLSIDSGTTNIASFAFSGCAGLMSVDVPEGVKDIGESAFEDCTGLTNVTLPSTLNTIGSSAFCNTKISHISLPDNLSVIPAYLFYSCKQLEYVKLPSSLEQIGSQAFRYCTNLQSIELPSSLNTIGLSAFRNCSKLTNVTFNDCTPVISNYAFHQTGNYNKISEGIVYIGSLAYCYIGTLADSTNLELNDGTTFIGERAFTNQSGIMCLTLPNSIKRIGANAFNGCNNISHIESKIENPSECLLTSNSFTPYVFTNAQLNVPYGTKHLYSIQENWRKFKSITEAILTGDANDDGIVNVSDVVLLINKILSGEEVEYTVDDVVTCINDILSSTSDKTVDDIVDIINRILGSNIQKFNKKAADLTNDGVINVSDVVGLINVILGE from the coding sequence ATGATTAAGTTTGCAATCATAAATCCGGACTGCGTGAACAGAGCATTTATTCTTCAACTCCATCCAATCATTGTCAAAGCAATTCTATCTTTGCTTATGGTTGTTTTTCCGGCTGTCTGCCATGCCTACGATTTTAAGGCAGAGGTGGACGGGGTAACTATGTATTTCAATGACAAAGGAGATCGAAAGGTTGTCCTTACCTATGAAAGTAGGCAGTTGGTATTTGAAGACGGCTCATTTGGTGATTTTGTTGAAGGTTACACTCAACTATCATTCCTTACCATTCCGTCTTCTATAGAATATAACGGCAACACGTATTCCGTTGTTGGGATTGAATCAGGGTGCTTTCAGAATTGCAATTTCAAGAGATTGTCTTTACCACATTCCATTACTTTTATCCAAACCACTATAGCATCATTGGACACCTTGTGCATTGAAGACGCTGCGGCATGGTGTAATGTGAATGGAGGTTATAAGATGATGGAAAAGTCGAAGTTTGTATTATCAGGTACTGAGCCACTGATCCATATAGATTTATTGAGCGCAGACACTCTTACGAGCATACAACCGGGTGCATTCAAATCATGCACCAGTTTGGAGTCCGTTTCATTACCGACATCCATTAAGACTATCGGCAAAGAGGCTTTCTATAATTGCAACGCTCTTGAAACAGTGAACATACAAAGAATAGACGTCTCCGTTGGCGACAAAGCATTCCAAAACACACCATGGTTAAAAAATCAGGCTGACGGGATGATTTACATTGGAAAAACTGCATATTGCTACAAAGGCAGTATGCCTTCGGGAACTTGTCTTTCCATTGATAGCGGCACAACCAACATTGCTTCATTTGCGTTTTCAGGATGCGCCGGTCTAATGTCTGTTGATGTGCCAGAAGGTGTTAAGGATATAGGAGAATCCGCTTTTGAAGATTGCACTGGATTGACAAATGTCACACTACCTTCTACTCTTAACACCATCGGAAGTTCTGCATTTTGTAATACTAAAATTTCGCACATCTCACTTCCTGATAATTTAAGCGTCATTCCTGCCTATTTGTTCTACAGTTGCAAACAATTGGAGTATGTTAAGTTGCCTTCGTCATTGGAACAGATTGGTAGCCAGGCGTTCCGCTATTGCACCAATCTACAAAGCATTGAGTTGCCTTCAAGTCTGAACACTATTGGCTTGAGCGCCTTCCGAAACTGTTCCAAATTGACCAACGTAACATTCAACGACTGCACTCCTGTCATTTCCAATTACGCCTTTCATCAAACAGGCAATTATAACAAAATCTCTGAAGGCATTGTTTACATCGGATCATTGGCATATTGCTATATAGGAACACTTGCAGACAGCACCAATTTAGAATTGAACGACGGAACCACATTCATTGGCGAACGTGCATTCACAAATCAGTCGGGCATCATGTGTCTGACACTTCCTAACAGCATAAAACGCATTGGGGCAAATGCCTTTAATGGTTGTAACAACATATCACACATTGAAAGTAAAATAGAGAACCCTAGTGAATGCTTGCTAACTTCCAATTCATTTACACCCTACGTTTTTACAAATGCACAACTGAATGTACCTTACGGCACGAAACATCTTTATTCCATACAAGAGAATTGGCGTAAATTTAAGTCCATTACTGAAGCCATCCTGACTGGTGATGCCAACGATGACGGCATAGTTAATGTATCGGACGTGGTTCTTCTGATTAACAAAATTCTTTCTGGCGAAGAAGTTGAATACACAGTTGACGATGTTGTTACGTGTATCAACGACATTCTTTCTTCCACATCCGACAAAACTGTAGATGACATTGTAGATATCATAAACAGGATTCTTGGCAGTAATATTCAGAAATTCAACAAGAAAGCGGCAGATTTGACAAATGACGGTGTAATCAACGTGTCAGACGTTGTTGGACTAATAAATGTGATTCTTGGCGAATAA
- the porE gene encoding PorE family type IX secretion system protein, with product MRRLINLAYLLSLGVFLVSCATAERLQKRGDNFLALGEYAEASGQYKRAYNLTSPKDHEKRGFLQYRMAECFRKYGYTARAVGAYKSAARYNYTDTLTYYWEGEMLRKQGDYKGARKAYESQLEITPKHEGSLQGLTSCDISPDIKAAGSAYSVKIEPLFNGSRADYSPAFMGTEADQLYYSTTRSQATGDDYSGITGEMAADIYYSKKDDKGNWTRPEGAEGNLNSEFDEGACQFSADGKTMYLTICRTDADYPRMAEIWTASRSDATWAKPQQLKITSDTLSSYAHPAPSADGRWLYFVSDMPGGFGGLDIWRASLSSKGVGTVENLGPKINTKGDEMFPTTRYNGELYFSSNGKEGLGGLDIFKAVEDTVNKTWIVEHLPAPMNSNGDDFGMTFEGKHNRGYFSSNRSTGGRGWDKIYSFSYPERLTTVKGWVYEQDGYELTTAQVYMVGDDGTNEKVAVLSDGSFEREVKPGVNYVFLAVCNGFLNYQNELKVPEHLTEETQYVLQFPMPSMNIPVLVRNVFYEFDKADLTPESVEALDRLVKLLTQNKHITIELSSHCDYRGEDDYNLALSQRRAESVVNYLTEHGVSADRLQAKGYGEKRPKIVNKKLTETHTFLHTGDTLTLDYVLKLDSAKQEVCNALNRRTEFRVLRTTYGLFDEKGNVNVDAVKADVKNNAALKEEEDKEKAVGKKEEEEKEAEDEVFEYVE from the coding sequence ATGAGAAGACTTATCAATTTAGCATATTTATTGTCTTTAGGAGTGTTTTTGGTTTCATGTGCTACTGCAGAGCGTTTGCAAAAGCGTGGCGACAACTTTTTGGCATTGGGCGAATATGCAGAGGCCTCAGGTCAGTACAAACGTGCTTATAATCTGACATCACCTAAAGACCACGAGAAACGCGGCTTTCTCCAATATCGCATGGCTGAATGTTTCAGAAAATATGGCTATACCGCTCGTGCAGTAGGTGCGTATAAGAGTGCTGCTCGTTACAATTACACAGACACTTTAACCTACTATTGGGAAGGTGAGATGCTTCGCAAGCAGGGAGATTATAAAGGTGCTCGAAAGGCATACGAGAGTCAACTTGAAATTACCCCCAAACATGAAGGATCTCTTCAGGGGCTTACATCTTGCGACATATCGCCAGACATCAAGGCGGCAGGTTCGGCTTACAGTGTGAAAATTGAGCCACTATTTAACGGAAGTCGTGCAGATTATTCCCCTGCTTTTATGGGCACCGAAGCCGATCAGTTGTACTATTCCACGACACGTTCTCAAGCCACTGGGGACGACTACAGCGGCATTACAGGTGAGATGGCAGCCGACATCTACTATAGCAAGAAAGATGACAAAGGAAATTGGACACGCCCTGAAGGCGCTGAAGGCAACCTAAACAGCGAATTTGATGAAGGTGCCTGCCAATTCAGTGCTGACGGTAAGACGATGTATCTCACGATTTGTCGTACTGATGCCGACTATCCGAGAATGGCAGAAATTTGGACGGCTAGTCGCAGCGATGCAACATGGGCCAAGCCACAACAACTAAAAATAACAAGCGATACTTTATCAAGTTATGCTCATCCCGCTCCGAGCGCTGATGGTCGTTGGTTGTATTTTGTCAGCGATATGCCGGGAGGATTTGGTGGTCTAGATATCTGGCGCGCCTCTTTAAGCAGCAAGGGCGTGGGTACGGTAGAAAACCTCGGTCCCAAAATTAATACAAAAGGCGACGAAATGTTTCCCACCACACGTTACAATGGTGAACTGTACTTTTCTTCCAACGGAAAGGAGGGGCTTGGCGGTTTGGACATATTCAAAGCGGTGGAAGATACCGTGAACAAGACATGGATTGTGGAACACCTGCCTGCCCCGATGAACTCAAATGGTGATGACTTCGGTATGACGTTTGAAGGCAAACACAATCGCGGCTATTTCTCATCAAACCGTAGCACTGGCGGCAGAGGTTGGGATAAGATTTATTCTTTCAGTTATCCGGAAAGACTAACGACAGTGAAAGGCTGGGTGTATGAACAAGACGGATATGAACTCACTACTGCACAAGTGTACATGGTAGGTGATGATGGCACTAACGAAAAGGTGGCAGTCCTTAGTGATGGGTCCTTTGAGCGTGAAGTGAAACCTGGAGTGAACTATGTTTTTCTTGCTGTTTGCAATGGTTTCTTGAACTACCAGAATGAATTGAAAGTACCCGAGCATCTCACCGAAGAGACACAATACGTACTTCAGTTCCCTATGCCAAGCATGAACATTCCCGTCCTGGTCCGCAATGTCTTCTACGAATTCGACAAAGCCGACCTTACTCCAGAATCAGTAGAGGCTTTGGACCGACTCGTAAAACTTCTCACACAGAACAAGCATATCACTATCGAACTGAGTTCACATTGTGACTATCGTGGCGAAGACGACTATAATCTTGCTTTGTCTCAACGTCGCGCAGAAAGTGTGGTAAACTATCTTACGGAACATGGAGTTTCGGCAGACCGTCTTCAAGCCAAAGGCTATGGCGAGAAGCGTCCGAAAATTGTCAACAAGAAACTCACCGAGACGCACACATTCCTCCATACAGGAGACACGCTCACGCTGGACTACGTACTCAAACTTGATTCTGCCAAGCAAGAGGTTTGCAATGCTTTGAACCGCCGCACTGAATTTCGTGTATTGCGTACAACTTACGGACTATTCGACGAGAAGGGTAATGTTAATGTTGACGCTGTGAAGGCCGATGTCAAGAACAATGCAGCACTGAAAGAAGAGGAAGATAAGGAGAAGGCTGTTGGCAAAAAGGAGGAAGAGGAGAAAGAGGCTGAAGACGAAGTATTTGAATATGTGGAATAG
- a CDS encoding transglycosylase SLT domain-containing protein, which translates to MEQETPYMDDNVSQKDVKQKVNMTDNKNDEIGNPANNKDNAANNNNKKKRKQIVYLALAVILLCIIGTCIYYYTRQDKDDNEKQEVQKQEAKNIYDWDEILESGKLVVTMTRGIDSYEEIDDTVMGIQLALVQSFADDNGLELQVNLAEDTTQMINILKEKNADIIATLVPTTVIDSAELTSAGSKDSVSHLSWAIRNNQPKFEKVLNEWYSDALRDSLENVMIQCLRKRHEVRKQSIPPYISLEDDVISIYDEHFKANADMAGWDWHLIAALCYEESGFDPNAISGAGARGLMQIMPATAEKYNVKEYLAPRENIELGCKIIAALNEDFKDITGKERIKYVIAAYNGGSAHVRDAMALAQKNGKNPKNWDDVSFYILHLKEPAYYHDPIVKDGFLLGDETANHVVKVLSRWKQYVGDIGMSIPNLIEIENQTAVLANDTARIISPNANTNNKADFSQKVVTGNAGNKNNTTNRFTKNTVILGPNDSRLSIKGEEEDTI; encoded by the coding sequence ATGGAACAAGAAACCCCGTACATGGATGACAATGTTTCACAGAAAGACGTGAAGCAAAAAGTCAATATGACTGATAACAAGAATGATGAAATAGGCAATCCTGCCAACAACAAAGACAATGCTGCCAACAATAATAATAAGAAGAAAAGAAAGCAGATTGTTTATTTAGCCTTGGCTGTTATCCTTCTATGCATCATTGGTACATGTATTTATTATTATACTCGTCAAGACAAAGATGACAACGAAAAACAAGAGGTGCAAAAACAAGAGGCAAAGAATATTTACGATTGGGACGAAATCCTCGAAAGTGGTAAACTTGTCGTAACCATGACACGAGGCATTGATTCTTATGAGGAAATCGACGATACAGTCATGGGAATACAATTAGCATTGGTGCAGAGTTTTGCCGATGATAATGGCCTGGAATTACAGGTGAATTTGGCGGAAGACACCACCCAGATGATAAACATCCTTAAAGAAAAAAATGCAGATATAATAGCAACACTCGTCCCGACGACAGTCATCGATAGCGCAGAACTGACTAGTGCAGGGTCGAAGGATTCTGTCAGCCACTTGTCCTGGGCTATAAGAAACAATCAGCCTAAGTTTGAGAAAGTACTCAACGAATGGTATTCGGACGCGTTGAGGGATAGTCTTGAAAATGTAATGATACAATGTCTCAGAAAGCGACATGAAGTAAGGAAACAATCAATACCCCCTTATATATCGCTTGAAGACGACGTCATTTCCATCTATGATGAACATTTTAAGGCAAACGCAGATATGGCAGGTTGGGATTGGCATCTTATAGCAGCATTGTGCTATGAAGAGTCAGGTTTCGATCCTAATGCCATAAGTGGAGCAGGAGCGAGGGGACTGATGCAGATAATGCCCGCAACGGCAGAGAAATACAATGTAAAAGAGTATCTTGCACCAAGAGAGAATATAGAATTGGGATGTAAAATAATTGCCGCACTCAATGAGGACTTTAAAGACATTACAGGGAAAGAACGAATCAAATATGTTATTGCGGCATATAATGGTGGAAGTGCACACGTGCGAGATGCTATGGCGCTTGCACAAAAGAATGGCAAGAATCCAAAGAACTGGGATGATGTCAGTTTCTATATACTTCATCTGAAGGAACCTGCGTATTATCATGACCCGATTGTCAAAGATGGGTTCTTGTTAGGAGATGAAACGGCTAATCACGTCGTGAAAGTACTGTCCAGATGGAAACAGTATGTCGGTGATATAGGCATGAGCATTCCAAACCTGATAGAAATAGAAAACCAAACCGCTGTATTGGCAAACGATACTGCCCGGATAATATCCCCAAATGCCAACACAAACAACAAGGCAGATTTTTCTCAAAAGGTAGTAACAGGAAATGCAGGCAATAAAAACAACACTACAAATCGATTTACCAAGAATACGGTTATTCTTGGCCCAAACGACTCAAGGCTGTCCATAAAAGGAGAGGAAGAAGACACGATTTGA
- a CDS encoding AAA domain-containing protein, translating to MPTLLFSEIQELTRQQTSLRSKYYQLNELLQRVCNSFSEDYNTSFTGLFSQLNAVCQANKIDKRDIDFARRRIRLVLRGEMLPDEQTFARDCGHLSHFIAQLYHTKVPSNLAHLYVPEKRETQKIEAIYLKKRAIVEQINKDNFVCSTVDGDEWTVVPNERTSKTFKILETGMTVNLIDTKVSDGKYEPRLIIFEPDFLIDVSQLAGCMMHYGNHPFNYLLKMFEPVSTKIFFLLGNLANQFVDDIVNSKKSEQKQIYLDACKKNFRDFALQYLVLSSETNTDFFEDTKRHFANIYKIVHQNFGSRHVNIKLDEIILEPSFICEALGLRGRYDIMSSDRLSLIELKSGKAEEFYSKPVKPKKDNLMQMTLYAEMLHYNFLIPRDKIKSYLLYSKYPVIYEERNSAEAVAEIMFLRNRIVKMLQAIRKGNFSKYLPYIREDVINENKINDKLYNNFLKPRLSEITTPLKEMKGVLKDYFCEYLTFLVREQFMSKTSDMREGGSRGFARVWNADFTTKILTGDILYDLKIKETKGNDSVENIVFQIPAYDDDFIPNFRSGEIVQVYQRNKNEDNVLNKQLIRAHIVNLRTDEIELALTFPQRNSEVFPADALYAIEHDYTDSSFNTAFRGLFQLLRTEKSRQELLLGLRKPETNPNIRLKGEYGEQMNSIVLQVMQAKDYFLLVGPPGTGKTSVALKNITEEFVATSPDGQALLLMAYTNRAVDEICGMLDGINANYIRIGNEHACAPEFRKRLLSKRVEKCDRRQDAARIIQTTDIYVGTVLSISGKPELFELKSIGCAVIDEASQILEPFIVGLLSVQNSRGKVCIPKFILIGDHKQLPAVVVQSEKNTKVEMDSLQQIGLNNLRNSFFQRLSILQQKYDWRGVTALLNKQGRMHPEISKFVSNVFYEGRLEEVPCPHQKENLNLNKTQSQTERFIAETRMGFVNVSPPEIVENVKVNTNEAKVVAKLLKSLINLYERNGEEIYTPKQVGIIVPFRNQIRAVRNELRKEEVPDYEDITIDTVECFQGSQRDFIFFSTTISRRYQLDTLSNVQTSGDVIIDRKLNVAITRARKQMFIVGNEQLLSDNQIYRNLIGNCRKIKMEVDEIAIN from the coding sequence ATGCCAACGCTTTTATTTTCCGAAATACAGGAACTCACCAGACAACAAACATCGTTGCGCTCAAAGTATTATCAACTAAACGAACTACTTCAACGTGTTTGCAATTCGTTTTCAGAAGATTACAATACATCATTTACAGGGTTGTTTTCACAACTTAATGCCGTCTGTCAAGCAAACAAAATTGATAAGCGAGACATAGATTTTGCTCGAAGAAGGATAAGATTAGTGCTTCGTGGCGAAATGTTGCCCGATGAGCAGACATTTGCAAGGGATTGCGGACATCTTTCTCATTTTATAGCACAACTCTATCATACAAAAGTACCGTCAAATCTGGCACATCTTTACGTGCCAGAAAAAAGAGAAACCCAAAAGATAGAGGCGATATACCTTAAAAAAAGAGCCATAGTAGAACAAATCAATAAAGATAACTTTGTTTGTTCTACTGTAGATGGCGATGAATGGACTGTCGTTCCGAACGAAAGAACTTCAAAAACTTTCAAAATCCTCGAAACAGGCATGACGGTTAATTTGATAGATACTAAAGTATCTGATGGAAAATATGAGCCAAGGCTCATCATCTTTGAACCGGACTTTCTTATTGATGTCAGCCAACTTGCAGGTTGTATGATGCATTATGGAAATCATCCGTTCAATTATTTGCTAAAGATGTTTGAACCGGTTTCCACAAAAATTTTCTTCCTGCTTGGAAATTTGGCTAACCAGTTTGTAGATGATATCGTCAACTCAAAAAAGAGTGAACAGAAGCAGATCTATCTTGATGCTTGCAAGAAAAACTTTAGGGATTTCGCTCTTCAATATCTGGTTCTTTCTTCTGAAACTAATACTGATTTTTTTGAAGATACGAAACGGCACTTCGCTAATATATACAAAATAGTACACCAAAACTTCGGCAGCCGGCATGTAAATATCAAACTCGATGAAATCATTCTTGAGCCATCATTTATTTGTGAAGCGTTAGGGCTGAGAGGAAGGTATGACATCATGTCGTCAGACAGGTTAAGTCTTATAGAACTCAAAAGTGGAAAAGCCGAAGAATTTTACAGTAAGCCAGTAAAACCTAAGAAGGACAATTTGATGCAAATGACGCTCTATGCTGAAATGTTGCATTATAATTTCCTTATACCACGCGACAAAATTAAAAGTTATCTCTTATATAGCAAGTACCCCGTGATTTATGAGGAACGTAACTCAGCAGAAGCAGTAGCAGAAATCATGTTCCTCAGAAACAGAATCGTGAAAATGCTTCAGGCAATCAGAAAAGGCAACTTCTCGAAATATCTGCCATATATCAGAGAAGATGTTATTAACGAAAATAAGATAAATGATAAATTATACAATAATTTTCTGAAGCCTCGTCTCTCTGAAATAACAACACCACTCAAAGAAATGAAAGGAGTGTTGAAAGATTATTTCTGCGAGTATCTGACATTCCTTGTTCGTGAACAATTCATGAGCAAAACAAGCGACATGAGAGAGGGAGGAAGTCGAGGATTTGCAAGAGTCTGGAATGCCGACTTCACTACGAAAATATTGACGGGCGACATACTTTATGATCTGAAAATAAAGGAAACAAAAGGAAATGATTCTGTTGAAAACATCGTTTTCCAAATACCTGCTTACGATGATGATTTTATACCCAATTTCAGAAGTGGAGAAATAGTTCAAGTATATCAACGGAATAAGAATGAAGACAATGTGCTCAATAAGCAATTGATTAGGGCACACATCGTGAATTTAAGAACTGATGAGATAGAACTTGCTTTGACTTTTCCCCAAAGAAATTCCGAAGTCTTTCCCGCCGATGCCTTATATGCTATAGAACATGATTACACAGACAGTTCTTTTAATACGGCATTCCGAGGGTTGTTCCAACTCCTGAGAACAGAAAAAAGTCGCCAAGAGTTGTTGCTCGGACTAAGAAAACCCGAAACAAACCCGAATATTCGTCTAAAGGGAGAATATGGAGAACAAATGAACTCTATTGTGTTGCAGGTTATGCAGGCGAAAGATTATTTCCTTCTTGTAGGACCTCCTGGAACGGGAAAAACAAGTGTAGCACTAAAGAATATTACAGAAGAGTTTGTTGCAACTTCTCCTGACGGTCAAGCACTGCTTCTAATGGCATATACCAATAGAGCAGTTGATGAAATCTGTGGTATGCTTGATGGAATAAATGCCAACTATATCAGGATTGGGAATGAACATGCTTGTGCCCCTGAATTTAGAAAGAGGCTCTTGAGCAAAAGAGTAGAAAAATGTGACAGAAGACAGGATGCGGCGAGAATAATTCAAACTACGGACATTTATGTGGGAACAGTGCTTTCAATTAGCGGAAAACCGGAACTCTTTGAACTGAAATCAATTGGATGTGCAGTCATCGACGAAGCATCACAAATTCTTGAACCATTTATAGTGGGATTACTCTCAGTGCAGAATTCACGAGGAAAAGTCTGCATACCTAAGTTTATCTTGATAGGGGACCACAAGCAACTGCCCGCAGTAGTAGTGCAATCAGAAAAAAACACAAAGGTGGAAATGGATTCACTGCAGCAGATTGGACTTAACAACCTGCGCAATTCTTTCTTCCAACGCCTGAGCATTCTGCAGCAAAAGTATGATTGGAGAGGTGTTACGGCACTACTGAATAAACAAGGAAGAATGCACCCGGAAATCAGTAAGTTCGTAAGCAATGTGTTCTATGAAGGCAGACTCGAAGAAGTGCCGTGCCCACACCAAAAGGAAAATCTCAATCTCAATAAAACCCAGTCGCAAACAGAACGCTTTATCGCTGAAACAAGAATGGGGTTTGTAAATGTCAGTCCGCCCGAAATAGTAGAAAACGTAAAAGTCAATACAAACGAGGCAAAGGTGGTCGCAAAGTTGTTGAAAAGTCTGATAAATCTTTATGAGCGAAACGGGGAGGAAATATACACACCTAAACAGGTCGGTATTATCGTACCTTTTAGAAATCAAATTAGGGCTGTAAGAAATGAACTCAGAAAAGAGGAAGTTCCCGATTACGAAGACATTACAATAGACACTGTAGAGTGCTTTCAGGGAAGTCAGAGGGATTTTATCTTCTTCAGTACTACGATTTCAAGACGATATCAACTCGATACGCTTTCAAATGTTCAGACAAGTGGCGACGTCATAATCGACAGAAAACTCAACGTCGCAATTACGAGAGCAAGAAAGCAGATGTTCATAGTGGGGAATGAACAACTGCTCTCCGATAATCAGATATACAGAAATCTTATAGGAAATTGCAGAAAAATAAAAATGGAAGTTGATGAAATTGCTATAAATTAG